From Skermanella sp. TT6, a single genomic window includes:
- a CDS encoding site-specific DNA-methyltransferase yields the protein MHQNRILVGDCVTVMNGLPAGSVDMVFADPPYNLQLGGDLLRPNHSRVDGVEEDWDKFADLATYDRFTRDWLAGARHALKDDGCLWVIGSYHNIFRVGAALQDLGFWLLNDIIWRKTNPMPNFRGRRFTNAHETLIWAAKSKEARYHFSYEAMKSLNDDLQMRSDWLFPLCTGQERLKDADGNKAHPTQKPEALLYRCIMASTEPGDVVLDPFFGTGTTGAVAKRLGRSWIGIEREHQYAQVANARIASVQEAPDKELLYAPTKRQAPRVPFGWLVERGLLSPGATLFDQRRIHTAHVRADGMLIGTNHLGNHCGSIHQVGAAMQGLPACNGWTFWHFETSSGEQRPIDMLRQKVLAELHC from the coding sequence ATGCACCAGAACCGTATCCTGGTCGGCGATTGCGTCACCGTCATGAACGGCCTGCCGGCCGGCTCGGTCGACATGGTGTTCGCCGACCCTCCCTATAACCTGCAACTGGGGGGCGACCTGCTCCGCCCGAACCATTCCCGCGTCGACGGGGTGGAGGAGGACTGGGACAAGTTCGCGGACCTCGCGACCTACGACCGGTTCACCCGCGACTGGCTGGCGGGCGCCCGGCACGCGCTGAAGGACGACGGCTGCCTGTGGGTGATCGGCAGCTACCACAACATCTTCCGCGTCGGGGCGGCGCTCCAGGACCTGGGCTTCTGGCTGCTCAACGACATCATCTGGCGCAAGACCAACCCGATGCCCAACTTCCGGGGCCGCCGCTTCACCAACGCGCACGAGACGCTGATCTGGGCCGCCAAGTCCAAGGAGGCGCGCTACCATTTCTCCTACGAGGCGATGAAGAGCCTCAACGACGATCTCCAGATGCGCAGCGACTGGCTCTTCCCGCTGTGCACCGGCCAGGAGCGGCTGAAGGACGCCGACGGCAACAAGGCCCACCCGACTCAGAAGCCGGAAGCCCTGCTCTACCGCTGCATCATGGCCTCGACCGAGCCGGGCGACGTGGTGCTGGACCCGTTCTTCGGCACCGGCACGACGGGCGCCGTCGCGAAGCGGCTGGGGCGGTCCTGGATCGGCATCGAGCGCGAGCACCAGTACGCCCAGGTCGCCAATGCCCGGATCGCCTCCGTGCAGGAGGCTCCGGACAAGGAGTTGCTGTACGCCCCGACCAAGCGGCAGGCGCCGCGCGTGCCGTTCGGCTGGCTGGTCGAGCGCGGGCTGCTCAGTCCCGGGGCCACGCTGTTCGACCAGCGGCGCATCCATACCGCCCATGTCCGGGCCGACGGCATGCTGATCGGCACCAACCACCTGGGCAACCATTGCGGCTCGATCCATCAGGTGGGCGCCGCGATGCAGGGACTTCCGGCGTGCAACGGCTGGACTTTCTGGCACTTCGAGACCAGCAGTGGAGAGCAGCGGCCAATCGACATGCTCCGCCAGAAAGTTCTCGCAGAGCTGCATTGCTGA
- the folB gene encoding dihydroneopterin aldolase, whose product MNKLFAQVVAPVARPSAERALTRVFIRDLVLDAMIGAYEHERDKPQRIRVNLDLQVELRPGPSRDHLPDVVSYDTMVATVKEIVAAGHVNLCETLAERIAERLLIDRRVRVATVRVEKLDVFAEAASIGVEIERRQT is encoded by the coding sequence ATGAACAAGCTTTTCGCACAAGTCGTCGCCCCGGTGGCGCGCCCCTCCGCCGAGCGGGCGCTCACCCGTGTCTTCATCCGTGACCTCGTGCTGGACGCGATGATCGGCGCGTACGAGCACGAGCGGGACAAGCCCCAGCGGATCCGCGTCAACCTCGATCTCCAGGTGGAGCTGCGACCCGGCCCGTCGCGCGACCACCTGCCCGACGTGGTGTCCTACGACACCATGGTCGCGACGGTGAAGGAGATCGTCGCCGCGGGCCACGTCAACCTGTGCGAGACGCTGGCCGAGCGCATCGCCGAGCGCCTGCTGATCGACCGCCGGGTGCGCGTCGCGACCGTCCGCGTCGAGAAACTGGACGTCTTCGCCGAAGCGGCCAGCATCGGCGTCGAGATCGAGCGCCGGCAGACCTGA
- a CDS encoding HigA family addiction module antitoxin — translation MTIRRACDMLMKNPPHPGLTIKHDCLEPLGLTVTKGAEILGVSRKTLSDLVNGRAGVSPEMAIRLSKAFGTRPEVWAGLQLDYDMAQAMRKESEIMVQRVVMPEAAQGC, via the coding sequence GTGACGATAAGAAGGGCTTGCGACATGCTGATGAAGAACCCTCCGCATCCGGGTCTGACCATCAAGCACGACTGTCTTGAGCCATTGGGACTGACGGTGACCAAAGGCGCTGAGATCCTGGGTGTCAGCCGCAAGACGCTTTCCGATCTTGTGAACGGGCGAGCGGGAGTTTCTCCCGAAATGGCCATTCGTCTGTCCAAGGCGTTCGGCACTCGGCCTGAAGTCTGGGCGGGCCTTCAGCTCGACTACGACATGGCTCAGGCCATGCGGAAGGAGAGCGAAATCATGGTACAAAGAGTCGTCATGCCTGAGGCCGCTCAAGGCTGCTGA